A single genomic interval of Oncorhynchus tshawytscha isolate Ot180627B linkage group LG15, Otsh_v2.0, whole genome shotgun sequence harbors:
- the LOC112214206 gene encoding insulin-like growth factor I isoform X3 — MSSGHFFQWHLCDVFKSAMCCVSCTHTLSLLLCVLTLTSAATGAGPETLCGAELVDTLQFVCGERGFYFSKPTGYGPSSRRSHNRGIVDECCFQSCELRRLEMYCAPVKSGKAARSVRAQRHTDMPRTPKKPLSGHSHTSCKEVHQKNSSRGNTGGRNYRM; from the exons AGTGCGATGTGCTGTGTCTCCTGTACCCACACCCTCTCACTGCTGCTGTGCGTCCTAACCCTGACTTCGGCGGCAACAGGGGCGGGGCCCGAGACCCTGTGTGGGGCGGAGCTGGTGGACACGCTGCAgtttgtgtgtggagagagaggatttTATTTCA GTAAACCAACGGGCTATGGCCCCAGTTCACGACGGTCACATAACCGTGGTATTGTGGACGAGTGCTGCTTCCAGAGTTGCGAGCTGAGGCGGCTCGAAATGTACTGTGCCCCTGTCAAGTCTGGCAAGGCAGCTCGCTCTGTGCGCGCACAGCGCCACACAGACATGCCAAGAACACCTAAG AAACCTTTATCTGGGCATAGTCACACATCTTGCAAG GAGGTACATCAGAAGAACTCAAGTCGAGGAAACACAGGGGGAAGAAACTACCGAATGTAG
- the LOC112214206 gene encoding insulin-like growth factor I isoform X1, protein MSSGHFFQWHLCDVFKSAMCCVSCTHTLSLLLCVLTLTSAATGAGPETLCGAELVDTLQFVCGERGFYFSKPTGYGPSSRRSHNRGIVDECCFQSCELRRLEMYCAPVKSGKAARSVRAQRHTDMPRTPKVSTAVQNVDRGTERRTAQHPDKTKTKKKPLSGHSHTSCKEVHQKNSSRGNTGGRNYRM, encoded by the exons AGTGCGATGTGCTGTGTCTCCTGTACCCACACCCTCTCACTGCTGCTGTGCGTCCTAACCCTGACTTCGGCGGCAACAGGGGCGGGGCCCGAGACCCTGTGTGGGGCGGAGCTGGTGGACACGCTGCAgtttgtgtgtggagagagaggatttTATTTCA GTAAACCAACGGGCTATGGCCCCAGTTCACGACGGTCACATAACCGTGGTATTGTGGACGAGTGCTGCTTCCAGAGTTGCGAGCTGAGGCGGCTCGAAATGTACTGTGCCCCTGTCAAGTCTGGCAAGGCAGCTCGCTCTGTGCGCGCACAGCGCCACACAGACATGCCAAGAACACCTAAGGTTAGTACTGCAGTGCAAAACGTGGACAGAGGCACAGAGCGTAGGACAGCACAGCACCCAGACAAGACAAAAACCAAGAAG AAACCTTTATCTGGGCATAGTCACACATCTTGCAAG GAGGTACATCAGAAGAACTCAAGTCGAGGAAACACAGGGGGAAGAAACTACCGAATGTAG
- the LOC112214204 gene encoding pro-MCH 2-like has translation MISLYSVIFTLVLFSEFNTRSAVFAVQTGKLDEGRTEQESLRSILGEDMMSDNALAAPRFRRDLILDNGLDDSNTKIIILSDIGLKGHTRRSMNTAFSRALPVLPDRATDRSPAEYSLKVERREADLEMLRCMIGRVYRPCSQA, from the exons ATGATCTCCCTATACTCTGTTATATTCACACTGGTGCTGTTCTCTGAGTTTAACACCCGCTCGGCCGTCTTTGCTGTACAGACAGGCAAGCTGGACGAGGGTAGGACAGAGCAGGAGAGCCTGCGATCGATACTAGGCGAAGACATGATGAGCGACAACGCTCTGGCTGCCCCGAGGTTCAGACGGGACCTCATCCTGGACAACGGACTGGACGACAGCAACACAAAGATCATCATTCTTTCA GACATTGGACTGAAAGGGCACACCAGACGTAGCATGAACACAGCTTTCTCCCGAGCCCTTCCTGTCCTCCCCGACCGAGCCACAGATCGCTCTCCTGCTGAATATAGCCTGAAAGTAGAGCGCAGGGAGGCCGACCTTGAGA TGCTGCGATGCATGATCGGACGAGTGTACCGACCCTGTTCGCAAGCATAA
- the LOC112214206 gene encoding insulin-like growth factor I isoform X2, translating into MSSGHFFQWHLCDVFKSAMCCVSCTHTLSLLLCVLTLTSAATGAGPETLCGAELVDTLQFVCGERGFYFSKPTGYGPSSRRSHNRGIVDECCFQSCELRRLEMYCAPVKSGKAARSVRAQRHTDMPRTPKVSTAVQNVDRGTERRTAQHPDKTKTKKEVHQKNSSRGNTGGRNYRM; encoded by the exons AGTGCGATGTGCTGTGTCTCCTGTACCCACACCCTCTCACTGCTGCTGTGCGTCCTAACCCTGACTTCGGCGGCAACAGGGGCGGGGCCCGAGACCCTGTGTGGGGCGGAGCTGGTGGACACGCTGCAgtttgtgtgtggagagagaggatttTATTTCA GTAAACCAACGGGCTATGGCCCCAGTTCACGACGGTCACATAACCGTGGTATTGTGGACGAGTGCTGCTTCCAGAGTTGCGAGCTGAGGCGGCTCGAAATGTACTGTGCCCCTGTCAAGTCTGGCAAGGCAGCTCGCTCTGTGCGCGCACAGCGCCACACAGACATGCCAAGAACACCTAAGGTTAGTACTGCAGTGCAAAACGTGGACAGAGGCACAGAGCGTAGGACAGCACAGCACCCAGACAAGACAAAAACCAAGAAG GAGGTACATCAGAAGAACTCAAGTCGAGGAAACACAGGGGGAAGAAACTACCGAATGTAG